The sequence GGCAGCAGGAAAAAGAGACTGGGTGTTCCTAGTCAATTGGAGTTGGCTCTGATTGGTTACGATTGGCTTGGTTCGGCCAGTGGGGAACCCGGTGCTCTGATTGGCCAGCGGGGAACCAGGTGCTCCGAATGGCCAGCGGGGAAACCCGTGCTCTGATTGGCCAGTGAGGAACCCGGTGCTCTGATTGGCCAATGGGGAGCCCGGTGCTCTGATTGGCCAGCGGGGAACCCGGTGCTCTGATTGGCCAATGGGGAACCCGGTGCTCTGATTGGCCAATGGGGAACCCGGTGCTCTGATTGGCCAGCGGGGAACCCTGTGCTCCGAATGGCCAGTGGGGAACCCCGTGCTCTGATTGGCCAATGAGGAACCCAGTGCTCTGATTGGCCAGCGGGGAACCCGGTGCTCTGATTGGCCAGTCCTGAGGCAGGCGGTCTGTCCCCGCACCTGGAAGGGACTCGAGCCCGCTGACCCTGGTGGACCGAGAGCTGGGACCGGGTGGGTCCCCCGCCGCGCGATGGGTGCCCTGGGCggaggagagcaggaaggaggctggGTAGCGAGGCAGCTGCCACCAGCACGACCCCCGGCGGACCCCTGAGTCGCCCCTGGGCCTGCCCGACGGGCCGTCCTGAGCTCCCAGAGCGGGACTTCGGCCTCCGAGTGACAGTTGGCCCGGGTGGTGACAGGCGGTTGGCGGCCCGGGCCCTCCTGACTGGCAGGCGGCAGGCTCCGCGGCGGGCGGTTGGCCCCGGCGGCTTGGCAGCTGACCAGCCCTGCCTGGCAGGCCCCGCGGGGCGGCCcgagggggcgggggcctgggctCGCGCCGCCCCTCGGTCCCCGGGCGCCGGTCCTGCGCCCAGAGTTCGCCAGGGGCCGcctcgggcagccccgggggcggaGGAGGCGGCCTTCGGGGAGGGGCCCCgggcgggaggaggcgggggcgggaggaggagggggcggggcacgGGGGCCAAGGGGGCGGAAGGGACCAGGGGCAGGGACCGAGGGGCAGGGACCCAGGGCTTAGGGACCCAGGGCTTAGGGACCGAGGGGCAGGGGCCGAGGGGCAGGGGCCGTGGAGGGTTAGGGACCGCGGGGCAGGGGCCGAGGGGTTAGGGACCGAGAGGCAGGGGCCGAGGGGTTAGGGACCAGGGGCAGGGGCCAAGGGGTTAGGGACCGAGGGGTTAGGGGCCGAAGGGTTAGGGGCCAAGGGGTTAGGGGCCGAGGGGTTAGGGACCAAGGGGTTAGGGGCCGAGGGGTTAGGGATCGAAGGGCAAGGGACCGAGGGGTTAGGGACCAGGGGCAGGGGCCAAGGGGTTAGGGACCGAGGGGTTAGGGGCCGAGGGGTTAGGTACCGTGGGGTTAGGGACTGCGGGGCAGGGGCCGAGGGGTTAGGGACCAGGGGCAGGGGCCAAGGGGTTAGGGACTGAGGGGTTAGGGGCCGAGGGGTTAGGGACCGAGGGGTTAGGGACCGAGGGGCAGGGGCCGAGTGGTTAGGGACCGAGGGGCAGGGACCCAGGGGTTAGGGACCGAGGGGCAAAGGCTGAGGGATTAGGGACCGAGGGGCAGGGACCCAGGGGTTAGGGACCCAGGGGTTAGGGACCGAGGGGCAAGGGCTGAGGGGTTAGGGACCGAGGGGCAGGGACCCAGGGGTTAGGGACCGCGGGGCAGGGGCCGAGGGGTTAGGGGGCCGAGGGATTAGGGACCAGGGGCAGCTCAGCGGTGCCGAGGGGCGGCCCCGGCGGAGGGAGGCAGAGGTCCGGCGGGCGAGCTCGCCTCGGGGCACCTAGGCCACCGCGGCCAAGCGCCGGGTGTCGGGATCCCGAGGCCGCACCAACGAGGGcggcgctcccccccccccccgccccgcacacACCCCTGGTGACCCGGAGCCGGGGGAGGACGGGTCACTGCGTCGCCGTCACGCGCACCCGCACCCGGGGACTTACTGACGACAGGCGGCGCGGCCCCTTGTGCCCGCAGGGCCTGGCTGGGGGGCGTCGGCCGAGCGCCCCGCCTGCccaccccgcccggcccccgccctccCTGCGGCCCCTGCACGTGTCCGGCGCCGGGAGGGTCGGAGGAGGAGAGGTCTACGCCGCCAGCCGGGAGGACAGCGGGCGGCCCCTTCCCCGGAGCAGCTGGGCCCCGcggctcccgccgccgccgccgggatgACAGATGGCCCCGGAGGAAAGGTCACCGTCTCCGGAGCAGCAGttgcgcgggcgggcggggcgggcgcctTCCAGCGCTCCTCGGCCCACGTCTGGCGTTTGGGGGCCGGGACCTCGCAGCGACCGGACTTTATTTTGGTTACGAGGGTGGGAAGGTTGGGGCGCAAATCCGGCGGGGCGGGCGCCAGCGGCTCCCCCAGGGCCCCCGCCCCTCGGCCGGGCGGGAGGTCTGGCGGCGCTGGGAGCCCAGTGGGGAGGCGGGGGAGACAGGAAGGGGTCTCGGGGCCTGGGTTCAGAGCAAGGTTAGCCAAATAGTGGATAAATTAAGCGAGGGAAACAGACAGCTCCCCTCTCCGTGAACTTTTCACCCAGCTAACCTGCTCCACACCCACTCAGGTGGCAGCAGCTCCCGCCCCGGGGCTGTCACCTCTCGGGGGAGTTGtcacctgcctcttcccccagccaccaccaccaccccccgcggCGAGAGGCTCAGGATGAGGCCTGAGGCTCCCAGGCCACAGGCCCCGCAGGAGCTGCCGACGCCTCCCGCAGAAACTTGGGGAGCTGGCCCGGCCCGCCCAGCCTCAAGTTCGAACTCGGCACCCCGTGCCCGCCCTCACCCGAGACCCCCACCCTGAGTGGCCGACCCAACACCTGCCCTGAGTGGGGCCGGAGACTGCTGCGGTGGGGCCAGGGTCGTCTTACCTGGA comes from Canis lupus familiaris isolate Mischka breed German Shepherd chromosome 2, alternate assembly UU_Cfam_GSD_1.0, whole genome shotgun sequence and encodes:
- the LOC119876035 gene encoding basic salivary proline-rich protein 1-like; the protein is MAPGPVAEQVASRGRRPGDAVAVMGRGDQSHWCPRPRGQHLPAGAEPPTSDPPVASSSSVPSSAPPPGAAHCLVAEVLGPARSLVRSLAAGETPGATTRRGDGHQDSQRPTEGRGLAPPDLPPGRGAGALGEPLAPAPPDLRPNLPTLVTKIKSGRCEVPAPKRQTWAEERWKAPAPPARATAAPETVTFPPGPSVIPAAAAGAAGPSCSGEGAARCPPGWRRRPLLLRPSRRRTRAGAAGRAGAGRGGQAGRSADAPQPGPAGTRGRAACRQPPPPPPGLPEAAPGELWAQDRRPGTEGRREPRPPPPRAAPRGLPGRAGQLPSRRGQPPAAEPAACQSGGPGPPTACHHPGQLSLGGRSPALGAQDGPSGRPRGDSGVRRGSCWWQLPRYPASFLLSSAQGTHRAAGDPPGPSSRSTRVSGLESLPAPGCSRLGQHPGDPVGLRRWASGQKALLPPHPRRRAAIVALGGMGPPLPPRQAAHGYPRQGSAQGPPCDLPKQDPPGTLPDVPRCAQDVPRQPAPPKPQ